Genomic window (Leisingera methylohalidivorans DSM 14336):
CGCCGGCGCGGCCGGGCGGTGAGCAGCTGCCCGGGCGGGTGCGGCACGCGCCCGCCGTGGGGCGGACAGGCGCGTGCCGCCGCTGGCGCGACGGGCGGGAGAACATGCATAAGCCGGCCCTGATAAAACCCGCTGCCCATCGGGACGGCGGCCTTTCAGATGTTTGCCGGAACTGGCAGCGTCAGTCGCTGCTCAGACCCAGATAGCTGCGGGTGCTGTCCAAAAGCCCCTCGCCATGGGCCGGGGCCAGCAGGCCTGCATGATCTTTGCCTTCGGCTGCGGCCATGTCGGGCAGCTGGTGGGCGATGCCCTTGTGGCAGTTGATGCAGGTCTTTTCGCCGGTGAACAGGAACCGCTCATGGGCATCTGCCGCGCGTTTGGACTGGCGGGTGATGTCCATCGACTCGTCCGAGTGGCAGTTGCGGCATTCCAGCGAGTCGTTGGCCTCAAGCCGGGCCCATTCGTGCTGCGCCAGTTCCAGCCGGTGCTCCATGAATTTCTCCCGCGTGTTGATGGTGCCGAAGATCTTGCCCCAAACCTCCTTGGAGGCCTGCATCTTACGGGCGATCTTGTTGGACCACTGGTGCGGCACGTGGCAGTCCGGGCAGGACGCCCTGACGCCCGAGCGGTTGGAATAGTGAATCGTCGGCTTCAGCTCCTCGAACACATTGTCGCGCATCTCATGGCAGCTGGTGCAGAAAGCCTCGGTATTCGTCACCTCAAGCGCGGTGTTGAAGCCGCCCCAGAAAGTGATCCCCATCACAAAGCCGCCCATGGTCAGAAAGCCAAGCGAGAAGAAGGCGCTGGGGCGGGTGATGATCCACCAGGCGCGTTTGATGAAGCTCCACATCAGTCCGCCCCGCCCTGTTTCGAATGCACGTAGTCCAGCACCTTGTCGACATCGACAAACTCATTTTCGACCAGCGGCCGCGCATTGGTCTGCACAACATGGCATTGGGTGCAGAAATAGCGCCGCGGGCTGACCGCGCCGAGGGTCTGGCCCTCGCGGTTCATAAAGTGGGTGACCGAGATCATCGGCGCCTGGCTGACTTCCACCGCGGTGCGGCTGTGGCAGGTCAGGCATTTGTTGGAGTTGAGATCGACCTGGTAGTTGTCGGTCTTGTGCGGGATCAGCGGCGGCTGATCCGGGTAGTTGCGCACCTGGCGGATGTCGGTGTTGACGATACCGGGGATCTGGGTGACTTCGCCCTGTTTGTCCAGCGGCGCGATGTTGCGCAGCGTGGCAACCTGGTCCTGGGCAAAGGCGGCCGAGGCCAGCAGC
Coding sequences:
- a CDS encoding NapC/NirT family cytochrome c, translating into MWSFIKRAWWIITRPSAFFSLGFLTMGGFVMGITFWGGFNTALEVTNTEAFCTSCHEMRDNVFEELKPTIHYSNRSGVRASCPDCHVPHQWSNKIARKMQASKEVWGKIFGTINTREKFMEHRLELAQHEWARLEANDSLECRNCHSDESMDITRQSKRAADAHERFLFTGEKTCINCHKGIAHQLPDMAAAEGKDHAGLLAPAHGEGLLDSTRSYLGLSSD
- a CDS encoding nitrate reductase cytochrome c-type subunit, encoding MKHLRLAILAAPLLLLASAAFAQDQVATLRNIAPLDKQGEVTQIPGIVNTDIRQVRNYPDQPPLIPHKTDNYQVDLNSNKCLTCHSRTAVEVSQAPMISVTHFMNREGQTLGAVSPRRYFCTQCHVVQTNARPLVENEFVDVDKVLDYVHSKQGGAD